One Methanoculleus sp. 7T genomic window carries:
- a CDS encoding transglutaminase-like domain-containing protein, whose translation MFWSILQAILLLPVLIPQGSLIYDGGSGIPGIGIAGEASVDGIAALSARSDPSPDAFIDQVDRATFACVDGTPRLFPVGLNTTLAYGVGDCTDLALLRVEVLRRNGIPARPVHGLMVWDAETFRTDALHIEVLGRGVAVHDWVELGDGRTMGAYEGVPGVRCIKTGNGVCLQPAFEALGYL comes from the coding sequence GTGTTTTGGAGCATTCTTCAAGCGATTCTCCTCCTCCCTGTACTCATCCCCCAAGGAAGCCTGATCTACGACGGCGGATCCGGCATTCCCGGGATCGGCATCGCCGGGGAGGCGTCGGTCGACGGCATTGCCGCTCTTTCCGCACGTTCGGACCCCTCCCCCGACGCATTCATCGACCAAGTGGATCGGGCGACGTTTGCCTGCGTCGACGGTACTCCCCGCCTCTTCCCGGTGGGTCTGAACACGACTCTCGCCTATGGGGTGGGCGATTGCACCGACCTCGCGCTCCTCAGGGTGGAGGTTCTCCGCCGAAACGGGATACCGGCCCGGCCGGTCCACGGCCTCATGGTCTGGGATGCTGAGACGTTCCGAACCGATGCCCTCCACATTGAGGTTCTCGGGAGGGGCGTCGCCGTCCACGACTGGGTCGAACTTGGGGATGGCCGGACGATGGGCGCCTACGAAGGGGTTCCGGGAGTCAGATGCATAAAGACCGGGAACGGTGTCTGTCTCCAGCCGGCCTTCGAGGCGCTGGGCTACCTCTGA
- a CDS encoding ketopantoate reductase family protein, whose protein sequence is MEALQRPVVLILGAGAVGLSLAGKLAGTATVYAACRPVHAGAIRERGLVMEGIWGTGTVGGIICVAGPQEVPPGVDFVIITAKGTDTRAICEEYAGVLRGRPAASLQNGIGNEDIIAQYTDTVIGGTVTTNFSIAGPGHVRVQSESAPICFGVWSGDGGEALERLIAIIRRAGIPVGTSDDIRAGKWTKALLNIAVNPICAVLRSPVGAAADENIREIVAGLIHETFAVAGAEGVRLPWATADDYLTYLFEVQVPDFAAVYPSMYYDVRQGRRTEIDLLNGYIALLGERHGIEAPHNRCIAGLVRYIQAHPGTP, encoded by the coding sequence ATGGAAGCGTTACAGCGCCCGGTCGTCCTGATCCTCGGTGCAGGGGCGGTCGGCCTCTCGCTCGCCGGCAAACTGGCGGGGACGGCGACGGTCTACGCGGCATGCCGGCCGGTGCATGCCGGTGCTATCCGGGAACGAGGGCTCGTGATGGAGGGCATCTGGGGGACCGGCACCGTCGGCGGCATTATCTGTGTCGCGGGGCCGCAAGAGGTCCCTCCCGGGGTCGACTTCGTCATCATCACCGCAAAGGGCACCGACACCCGGGCGATCTGCGAGGAGTACGCTGGGGTGCTCAGGGGTCGGCCGGCAGCGAGCCTCCAGAACGGCATCGGCAACGAGGATATCATCGCTCAGTACACCGACACCGTCATCGGCGGGACCGTGACGACAAATTTCTCGATTGCAGGTCCGGGGCATGTCCGGGTCCAGAGCGAGAGCGCCCCGATCTGCTTCGGGGTCTGGTCCGGCGACGGCGGCGAAGCGCTCGAACGGCTTATCGCCATCATCAGGCGCGCCGGCATCCCGGTCGGGACGAGCGACGATATCCGGGCAGGGAAGTGGACCAAGGCGCTCCTCAACATCGCGGTGAACCCGATATGCGCCGTCCTCAGATCCCCGGTCGGGGCGGCCGCCGACGAGAATATCCGCGAGATCGTTGCCGGCCTCATCCACGAGACCTTCGCCGTCGCCGGCGCCGAAGGGGTGCGGCTCCCCTGGGCAACCGCCGACGACTACCTGACCTACCTCTTTGAGGTGCAGGTCCCCGACTTTGCCGCGGTCTACCCCTCGATGTATTACGATGTCCGGCAGGGCCGCCGGACCGAGATCGACCTTCTCAACGGGTATATCGCGCTCCTCGGGGAGCGCCACGGGATCGAGGCGCCGCACAACCGGTGCATCGCCGGCCTCGTCCGCTACATCCAGGCGCACCCGGGAACACCGTGA
- a CDS encoding metallophosphoesterase has translation MTQKMPPPKYLALFMLIMLPTMTGYMAWEARTVDVTVLEIDGAPEGIVYITDPHVKASNIDHVREVIGEVNRLNPSLVLIGGDFTTGDESDFASQSVWRSLNAPAYAVLGNHDYRVGTDGPSGLERVLAVRASADVTATGYDLSALKDGSADTVFADELAAVLEENGVHVLRNDYVRVPVGGKEVVVVGLDDGWAGMADPPDIPASDAFTVYLIHEPSCRADWDADLILAGHTHGGQFLFPVIEQLNDHGAIELAGMFETNGTPTYISRGVCSASVAGVDLRFNCRPEIVLINPTEEQLRAIGGSS, from the coding sequence GTGACCCAAAAGATGCCTCCCCCGAAGTACCTGGCCCTCTTCATGCTCATCATGCTCCCCACTATGACCGGCTACATGGCCTGGGAGGCGCGGACGGTCGACGTGACCGTCCTCGAGATCGACGGGGCACCCGAAGGCATCGTCTATATCACCGACCCCCACGTCAAGGCATCCAACATCGACCACGTCCGGGAGGTAATCGGCGAGGTCAATCGCTTAAACCCCTCCCTCGTCCTGATCGGCGGTGACTTCACGACCGGCGACGAGTCGGACTTCGCCTCCCAATCGGTCTGGCGTTCGCTCAACGCACCGGCCTACGCCGTGCTTGGGAACCACGATTACCGGGTGGGGACCGACGGCCCGTCCGGCCTTGAGAGAGTACTTGCCGTCCGTGCGTCGGCCGACGTCACCGCTACCGGATACGACCTCTCCGCCCTGAAGGACGGTTCCGCCGACACCGTGTTTGCCGACGAACTCGCCGCGGTGCTGGAGGAGAACGGGGTACACGTCCTCAGGAACGACTACGTCCGGGTCCCAGTCGGCGGCAAAGAGGTCGTCGTCGTCGGCCTCGACGACGGGTGGGCCGGGATGGCCGACCCGCCCGATATCCCGGCGAGCGACGCATTCACCGTCTACCTCATCCACGAGCCCTCCTGCAGGGCCGACTGGGACGCCGACCTCATCCTCGCCGGCCACACCCACGGAGGCCAGTTCCTCTTCCCGGTCATCGAGCAGCTCAACGACCACGGCGCCATCGAACTTGCCGGGATGTTCGAGACGAACGGGACGCCGACCTACATCTCCCGCGGTGTCTGCAGCGCGAGCGTCGCCGGGGTGGACCTCCGGTTCAACTGCCGGCCCGAGATCGTCCTGATCAACCCGACCGAAGAGCAACTCCGGGCAATCGGCGGGTCTTCCTGA
- a CDS encoding BaiN/RdsA family NAD(P)/FAD-dependent oxidoreductase, which yields MNDAITTVIIGGGPAGLFCALQAAGEGRSVILFEKKPAPGRKLLLAGTGQCNITHDGEISGFLSRYGDHGAFLRPALMNFTNRDLIEFFAARGLRMRAEPGGKIFPETRKSADVLAVLLAECAGRGVDLRCGEAVRAVSRDGDEFVIRTEKATIRADVLVIATGGASYPATGSTGDGYAFARELGQPVTEVAPALAPVYVRDYPFADLAGISFENLSISAYRDGKRVHRQTGDLLLTHTGLSGPGILDASRHILPGDVLRVAFLPDANTEAVRERVVDAVSAGGVRQVKTVLCDLPLPERFVRRLLDLAGIPPEKTCAHLEKKARNAIAASIAEFPFVVERLGGFAEAMATRGGVALDGINPKTMESRIVPNLYCIGEVLDIDGDTGGYNLQAAFSTAALAARQIAAPRPPR from the coding sequence GTGAATGACGCCATCACAACTGTGATCATCGGAGGAGGCCCCGCCGGGCTCTTCTGCGCCCTGCAGGCAGCGGGCGAGGGGCGGAGCGTGATCCTCTTTGAGAAGAAGCCCGCGCCTGGGCGAAAACTCCTCCTCGCAGGGACGGGGCAGTGCAACATCACCCACGATGGGGAGATCTCTGGTTTTCTCTCCCGTTACGGCGATCACGGGGCGTTTCTCCGGCCCGCGCTCATGAACTTCACGAACCGGGACCTCATTGAATTCTTTGCCGCCCGCGGACTTCGCATGAGGGCGGAGCCGGGCGGAAAGATCTTTCCGGAGACGCGGAAGTCTGCAGACGTCCTCGCCGTCCTCCTCGCGGAGTGCGCCGGCCGGGGGGTGGATCTCCGGTGCGGTGAGGCCGTGCGGGCCGTCTCTCGGGACGGGGACGAGTTCGTCATCCGGACTGAGAAGGCGACCATCCGGGCCGACGTGCTCGTCATCGCAACCGGCGGGGCCTCCTACCCGGCCACAGGCTCGACCGGGGACGGCTACGCCTTCGCCCGGGAACTTGGGCAGCCGGTCACGGAGGTTGCCCCGGCGCTTGCCCCGGTGTATGTCCGGGACTACCCGTTTGCCGACCTTGCGGGGATATCGTTTGAGAACCTCTCGATCTCCGCCTACCGGGACGGGAAGCGGGTCCACCGGCAGACCGGCGACCTCCTCCTGACCCACACAGGGCTCTCGGGCCCGGGCATCCTCGACGCCTCGCGCCACATCCTCCCGGGCGACGTGCTCAGGGTCGCGTTCCTCCCGGATGCGAACACGGAGGCGGTGCGGGAGCGGGTCGTCGATGCGGTCTCGGCGGGCGGGGTCAGGCAGGTAAAAACCGTTCTCTGCGACCTCCCCCTTCCTGAACGGTTCGTCCGAAGGCTGCTCGATCTCGCCGGCATCCCGCCGGAAAAGACCTGTGCGCACCTTGAAAAGAAGGCCCGAAACGCCATCGCAGCATCCATCGCGGAGTTCCCGTTCGTGGTGGAGAGGCTTGGGGGATTTGCCGAGGCAATGGCAACGAGGGGCGGAGTTGCTCTCGACGGGATCAACCCAAAGACGATGGAGTCGCGGATCGTCCCGAACCTCTACTGCATCGGTGAGGTGCTCGATATCGACGGCGATACCGGGGGCTACAACCTGCAGGCTGCATTCTCCACGGCGGCCCTCGCTGCACGGCAGATCGCCGCCCCCCGCCCGCCCAGGTGA
- a CDS encoding pro-sigmaK processing inhibitor BofA family protein — MSVLAGLLALILVVLIAVLLFRFLKTMIALVINAIVGVIFLWLINVLNLMSIVGRPDIPINLITVLICAIGGVFGVLITVILHLLGVPLTL; from the coding sequence ATGAGCGTACTTGCGGGGCTTCTCGCCCTGATCTTGGTGGTCCTTATCGCCGTCCTCCTCTTCAGGTTCCTCAAAACCATGATCGCCCTCGTCATCAACGCCATCGTAGGGGTGATCTTCCTCTGGCTCATCAACGTCCTCAACCTGATGAGCATCGTCGGCCGGCCCGATATCCCCATCAACCTGATCACAGTCCTCATCTGCGCCATCGGCGGGGTCTTCGGTGTGCTGATCACGGTGATCCTGCACCTCCTCGGGGTACCGCTGACGCTGTGA
- a CDS encoding DUF2341 domain-containing protein, giving the protein MDKDWFILTGGVLAALLIASVPAGALDLDAEQFTRRQAVAVDNSSAIEGLEVFFNATYLPGMRPDFADVRFVDENGTPVPYWIENATYGSYAHVWLALPVDTQELTMLYGNPEARDASDPDAVFTFFEDYERRDLSRWSFCGSNAEVQSAVVNGGAYAGDINVSEPDLRHLANNRICLANISAGPVVIEGDFRVSEFGKWCGSGYIQLWSGADRMYALHLRNGSVQYYDGAHRNFSADTRAETDTWYHVTIVVDTPNAVEHVWVDGEYIGNATPRFSDGSVVPNETVFTDFALIGSSAWDSGEPHHFYADNVRVRKYSPVEPMLIYAGPPG; this is encoded by the coding sequence ATGGACAAAGACTGGTTTATTCTCACCGGAGGAGTATTGGCGGCGCTTCTGATCGCCTCGGTTCCTGCCGGGGCCCTCGATCTGGACGCCGAGCAGTTCACCCGGCGGCAAGCGGTAGCGGTCGACAATTCCTCTGCGATCGAGGGGCTGGAGGTCTTCTTCAACGCTACATACCTCCCGGGAATGCGGCCGGACTTTGCCGACGTCCGGTTTGTAGACGAGAACGGGACCCCAGTTCCCTACTGGATAGAAAACGCCACATACGGCTCCTACGCCCACGTCTGGCTTGCCCTCCCCGTAGATACGCAGGAGTTGACCATGCTCTACGGCAACCCGGAGGCTCGGGACGCGAGCGACCCCGACGCCGTCTTCACCTTCTTTGAGGATTACGAGCGCCGAGACCTCTCGCGGTGGTCGTTCTGCGGTTCGAACGCCGAGGTTCAGTCGGCCGTCGTCAACGGCGGCGCATACGCAGGCGACATCAACGTCTCCGAGCCCGACCTCAGGCACCTCGCCAACAACCGGATCTGCCTCGCAAACATCTCCGCAGGTCCGGTGGTCATCGAGGGGGACTTCCGGGTCAGCGAGTTCGGGAAGTGGTGCGGGTCGGGCTATATCCAACTCTGGAGCGGGGCCGACCGAATGTACGCTCTCCATCTCCGGAACGGCTCCGTGCAGTACTACGACGGCGCCCACCGCAACTTCTCCGCAGACACCCGAGCGGAGACGGATACGTGGTATCACGTAACGATCGTCGTGGATACGCCGAACGCCGTCGAACATGTCTGGGTTGACGGCGAATACATCGGGAACGCGACACCGCGGTTCTCGGACGGTTCGGTGGTCCCGAATGAGACGGTCTTTACGGATTTCGCGCTGATCGGATCTTCCGCATGGGACTCGGGCGAGCCGCACCACTTCTACGCCGACAACGTCCGGGTCAGGAAATATTCCCCCGTCGAGCCGATGCTCATCTACGCGGGACCGCCGGGGTGA
- a CDS encoding flavodoxin family protein, whose protein sequence is MPRGVMAMVLIVYYSWQGHTEKVAAALAERIGGRLAKIEPVSEVGMFRKGMMAAFGMRAAIRPTATDLAGVDFLVVATPVWSQKIPPYVNEYLSRVTNASGKPFSVLVEMGGSGAEKAVAIVRKSLEAKGMRFVSSAFTVESEVDTGQFDRKVEELARTIVAVAAPAA, encoded by the coding sequence ATGCCGCGTGGCGTGATGGCGATGGTCCTTATCGTTTATTACTCCTGGCAGGGACATACGGAGAAGGTTGCGGCTGCGCTCGCGGAGCGGATCGGCGGCAGGCTTGCGAAGATCGAACCGGTCTCCGAGGTGGGGATGTTCAGGAAAGGCATGATGGCGGCGTTCGGGATGCGGGCCGCGATACGCCCCACAGCGACCGATCTTGCGGGCGTCGACTTTCTGGTCGTCGCGACGCCGGTCTGGTCGCAGAAGATCCCGCCCTACGTCAACGAGTACCTCTCCCGGGTCACGAACGCTTCGGGAAAGCCGTTCTCGGTGCTCGTCGAGATGGGGGGTTCCGGGGCTGAGAAGGCGGTCGCGATCGTCAGGAAGAGCCTTGAGGCGAAGGGGATGCGGTTCGTCTCATCCGCCTTCACGGTTGAGAGCGAGGTCGATACCGGGCAGTTCGACCGAAAGGTCGAGGAGTTGGCCCGGACAATCGTGGCAGTGGCTGCACCAGCCGCGTAG
- a CDS encoding DUF7288 family protein has product MVNDAGQLYTMEGVAAGLIMLLTAYIVVSTTSVYTTGDTHIPDMQLEQLGSDVLAMMDTRDSEGGENQLAKFVKDNQGNNLRDKFLDNCRMRAGDADADLRAQVDLSYRTSSGSVNTVLFSSPDESFTGRENTVRVTRWVQLTEKPSGIPDIRNSGPYAVLVEVLLWRA; this is encoded by the coding sequence ATGGTGAACGATGCGGGGCAGCTCTACACGATGGAGGGCGTGGCGGCGGGGCTTATCATGCTTCTCACTGCGTATATCGTCGTCAGCACGACGAGCGTCTACACAACGGGCGATACCCACATCCCGGATATGCAGCTTGAGCAGCTCGGGAGCGACGTGCTTGCGATGATGGACACACGGGATAGTGAGGGGGGCGAGAACCAGTTGGCCAAGTTCGTTAAGGACAATCAGGGAAACAATCTCCGGGATAAGTTCCTAGACAACTGTAGGATGCGGGCCGGAGATGCCGACGCCGATCTCAGAGCTCAGGTCGACCTCTCCTACCGGACATCGAGCGGCAGCGTAAACACAGTCCTGTTCTCCTCACCAGACGAGTCGTTCACCGGGCGCGAGAACACTGTACGAGTGACCCGATGGGTGCAACTGACGGAGAAACCCTCCGGTATTCCAGACATTAGGAACTCAGGCCCATACGCCGTCCTCGTGGAGGTGCTCCTATGGCGTGCATGA
- a CDS encoding FmdE family protein — MCNTASGDTSGKPAKFHSRFSEAAAFHGHTCPGLAMGYRAAETALERLSSGRAEDEELVTIAETDACGVDAIQVLTGCTVGKGNLFFKDYGKHAFTFINRRTGDAVRITGNPSFDIDSLDPGLASLRARVMQGRVPDEEWAEYRKRTDRVIDAILDLPAETLFSIRKVDVEIPERARIFRSVPCSKCGELTAESRVMVEDGKFVCRACAKEYSRRW, encoded by the coding sequence ATGTGTAATACTGCATCCGGAGACACATCCGGCAAGCCGGCGAAATTCCATAGCCGGTTCAGCGAAGCGGCTGCCTTCCACGGCCATACCTGCCCCGGCCTTGCGATGGGCTACCGGGCGGCCGAGACCGCCCTTGAGCGGCTCAGTTCCGGCCGGGCCGAAGACGAGGAACTCGTCACCATCGCCGAAACCGACGCCTGCGGCGTCGACGCCATCCAGGTCCTGACGGGATGCACCGTCGGGAAGGGGAACCTTTTCTTTAAGGATTACGGCAAGCACGCCTTTACGTTCATCAACCGCCGGACCGGCGACGCAGTCCGCATTACCGGAAACCCATCGTTTGACATCGACTCGCTCGACCCCGGTCTTGCGTCGCTCCGGGCGCGGGTGATGCAGGGCCGAGTCCCCGATGAGGAGTGGGCCGAGTACCGCAAGCGGACGGACCGTGTCATCGATGCGATCCTCGATCTGCCCGCCGAGACCCTCTTCTCCATCCGGAAGGTCGACGTCGAGATCCCCGAGCGGGCCCGGATCTTCCGCTCGGTGCCGTGCTCGAAGTGCGGCGAGTTGACCGCCGAGTCCCGGGTTATGGTCGAGGACGGCAAGTTCGTCTGCCGTGCCTGCGCAAAAGAGTACTCCCGGCGCTGGTGA
- the hisG gene encoding ATP phosphoribosyltransferase codes for MITIALPKGSLEAQTLQLFKEADLEVRRTDRDYNPRINDPRIGKVKILRPQEIPLYVQMGYFDLGISGLDWVQESGADVAEVANLSYSKTGDGNVKIVVAVHRDEPIENIAAIRPGSRVTTEYPQITERFFKEAGVPVRLFPSYGASEAKVPDLMDVVVDLTETGSTLKKNGLKIVGQIMESHTALLANHESLKDPEKRREIEEITTLLLGVIEARHQVLLTMNVPAAALDRVIEVLPAMKKPTVGRLHGIDYFSIQTVVQKGLVNSLIPHLKAAGAEDILEIPITKIVR; via the coding sequence ATGATCACAATCGCTCTCCCCAAGGGGAGCCTTGAGGCGCAGACGCTCCAACTCTTCAAGGAAGCCGACCTTGAGGTCAGGCGGACCGACCGCGACTACAACCCCCGCATCAACGACCCCCGGATCGGGAAGGTGAAGATCCTCCGCCCGCAGGAGATCCCGCTCTACGTCCAGATGGGCTACTTCGACCTCGGGATCTCGGGGCTCGACTGGGTGCAGGAGAGCGGCGCAGACGTCGCCGAGGTCGCGAACCTCTCCTACAGCAAGACCGGCGATGGAAACGTGAAGATCGTGGTCGCGGTCCACCGCGACGAGCCTATCGAGAACATCGCCGCCATCCGGCCGGGGAGCCGGGTGACGACCGAGTATCCGCAGATTACTGAACGGTTCTTTAAGGAAGCCGGAGTTCCCGTCAGGCTCTTTCCCTCCTACGGCGCCTCGGAGGCGAAGGTGCCCGACCTGATGGACGTCGTCGTCGACCTCACCGAGACGGGGAGCACGCTCAAGAAGAACGGGCTCAAGATCGTCGGCCAGATCATGGAGTCGCACACCGCGCTCCTCGCGAACCACGAATCCCTCAAGGACCCGGAGAAGCGCCGGGAGATCGAAGAGATCACGACCCTCCTCCTCGGCGTGATCGAGGCCCGCCATCAGGTGCTCCTGACAATGAACGTGCCGGCGGCGGCGCTCGACCGTGTCATCGAGGTCCTCCCTGCGATGAAGAAGCCCACCGTCGGGAGGCTGCACGGCATCGACTACTTCAGCATCCAGACGGTGGTGCAGAAAGGACTTGTCAACAGCCTTATTCCCCACCTCAAGGCTGCAGGCGCCGAGGATATCCTTGAGATCCCGATCACGAAAATAGTGCGGTGA
- a CDS encoding DUF7289 family protein, producing MEILNEKAVSEAIGFVLILGLVLTGIGLVTLYGYPVLVKEQSSTDVKNMERAMIVIQNDMKSLCFKNVPYKETTLQVSGGTLEVIGATGGATPEFEIFGPDFGPITFSPGALIYRSDRGTEVVTLENGAVMIRQEGAAGSAMLAEPRWFYDGPTKTLVIYIMNISADEGMAKSGMATMRMSLESTSTQPYSLPTGSVTVKYKEDAGNNLSVAWENYLTGSSVGMHKVAYNEYTRDNVDKLVIKEYKIKIHDI from the coding sequence GTGGAGATACTCAATGAAAAAGCGGTCTCGGAGGCGATCGGGTTTGTCCTGATCCTCGGTCTCGTGCTCACCGGCATCGGTCTCGTTACGCTCTACGGCTACCCGGTGCTCGTGAAGGAGCAGAGCAGCACCGACGTCAAAAACATGGAACGGGCGATGATCGTCATCCAGAACGACATGAAGAGCCTCTGCTTCAAGAACGTGCCCTACAAGGAGACGACACTGCAGGTGAGCGGCGGGACGCTCGAGGTGATCGGTGCTACCGGCGGGGCCACACCGGAGTTTGAGATATTCGGCCCAGACTTTGGCCCCATAACGTTCTCCCCCGGCGCACTGATCTACCGGTCCGACCGCGGCACCGAGGTGGTCACCCTCGAGAACGGCGCGGTGATGATACGCCAGGAGGGAGCGGCGGGTTCTGCGATGCTCGCCGAGCCGCGGTGGTTCTACGACGGACCCACGAAGACGCTCGTCATCTACATCATGAACATCAGCGCCGACGAAGGGATGGCGAAGTCTGGGATGGCGACGATGAGGATGAGCCTGGAGAGCACGAGCACACAACCATACTCACTGCCCACCGGCTCCGTCACGGTGAAATACAAGGAAGACGCCGGTAACAACCTCTCTGTGGCGTGGGAGAACTACCTGACCGGCAGTTCGGTCGGGATGCATAAAGTCGCCTACAATGAATACACACGCGACAACGTCGATAAACTCGTCATAAAAGAATACAAGATCAAAATCCACGACATCTAA
- a CDS encoding restriction endonuclease — MKYVTKADGSLQPFDRGKVRRTLGNLGLGAGDADRIAAEIEESAPDGVKTAAVLRMIRTRARAVRPAVAHRTNLRRALALLRPKPDFEEFVRVLLREHGYQVETGCVLAGRCGEHEVDAIAQKDGTTIFVEVKHHVDHHRMTGLDEGRIARAIVEDLQEGFRSGRCTVSIDGALIVCNTKLSEHAKRYATCRGIGHIGWDYPKVQNLRTMIEETQSYPVTIVAGVSPSIAARLAAAGTLTAKQIAYGDAGTISRNAGVPLREVLLIAGRARAILEP, encoded by the coding sequence ATGAAGTACGTCACGAAGGCCGACGGCAGCCTGCAGCCGTTCGACCGGGGGAAGGTGCGGCGGACGCTTGGGAACCTGGGCCTCGGGGCTGGGGACGCCGACCGGATCGCCGCAGAGATCGAAGAGTCGGCACCGGATGGGGTGAAGACGGCCGCGGTCCTCCGGATGATCCGCACCCGGGCCCGTGCCGTCCGCCCCGCCGTCGCGCACCGGACCAACCTCCGGAGAGCCCTCGCCCTCCTCCGCCCGAAACCGGACTTCGAGGAGTTCGTGCGGGTCCTCCTCCGGGAGCACGGCTACCAGGTAGAGACGGGATGCGTCCTTGCCGGGCGGTGCGGGGAGCATGAGGTGGATGCGATCGCGCAAAAGGACGGCACTACCATCTTCGTCGAGGTGAAGCACCACGTCGACCATCACCGGATGACCGGCCTCGATGAAGGGCGGATCGCCCGGGCGATCGTGGAGGACCTCCAGGAGGGGTTCCGGTCCGGGAGGTGCACCGTCTCCATCGACGGCGCCCTGATCGTCTGCAACACCAAACTCTCCGAGCACGCAAAGCGCTACGCGACCTGCCGTGGGATCGGGCATATCGGATGGGACTACCCAAAGGTGCAGAACCTCAGGACGATGATCGAGGAGACGCAGTCCTACCCGGTCACCATCGTAGCGGGGGTAAGCCCATCGATCGCCGCCAGGCTGGCTGCTGCAGGGACCCTCACGGCAAAACAGATCGCCTACGGCGACGCCGGCACAATCTCCCGCAACGCGGGCGTTCCGCTCCGGGAAGTGCTGCTGATCGCCGGACGCGCGCGTGCCATCCTCGAACCCTGA
- the eif1A gene encoding translation initiation factor eIF-1A has translation MTEPTKRKPDSKGGEAGEEIIRVRLPNKRNREMFGSAELMLGANHIKIRCFDGVTRIGRIKGKIKKKVWIREGDVLIVVPWSFQDEKCDIVYRYTRPQVEWLRKNRYL, from the coding sequence CTGACCGAGCCTACAAAGCGCAAACCCGATTCCAAAGGAGGAGAAGCGGGAGAAGAGATTATCCGCGTGCGCTTGCCGAACAAGAGGAACCGAGAGATGTTCGGAAGCGCTGAACTGATGCTGGGCGCAAACCATATCAAAATCCGCTGCTTCGACGGCGTGACGCGCATCGGGCGGATCAAGGGCAAGATCAAGAAGAAGGTCTGGATACGGGAAGGCGATGTCCTGATCGTTGTTCCGTGGAGTTTCCAGGACGAGAAGTGCGATATCGTATACCGCTACACGAGACCCCAGGTGGAGTGGCTCCGGAAGAACCGGTATCTCTGA